In a single window of the Atlantibacter hermannii genome:
- the rpmF gene encoding 50S ribosomal protein L32, with the protein MAVQQNKPTRSKRGMRRSHDALTAVTSLSVDKTSGETHLRHHITADGYYRGRKVIAK; encoded by the coding sequence ATGGCCGTACAACAGAATAAACCAACCCGTTCCAAACGTGGCATGCGTCGTTCTCACGATGCACTGACCGCTGTAACCAGCCTGTCTGTTGATAAGACTTCTGGTGAAACCCACCTGCGTCACCACATCACTGCCGATGGTTACTACCGCGGCCGCAAGGTTATCGCTAAGTAA
- the yceD_3 gene encoding conserved protein, DUF177 family → MQKVKLPLTLDPVRTAQKRLDYQGVYTPDQVERVAESVVSVDSDVECSMRFAIDNQRLAVLTGDAKVTVTLSCQRCGNPFSHQVHTTYCFSPVRSDEQAEALPEAYEPIEVNEFGEIDLLAVVEDEIIIALPVVPVHDHEHCEVSEADMVFGELPEEAQKPNPFAVLASLKRK, encoded by the coding sequence ATGCAAAAGGTAAAATTACCCCTGACTCTCGATCCGGTTCGTACCGCTCAAAAACGCCTTGATTACCAGGGCGTGTATACCCCTGATCAGGTAGAGCGTGTCGCTGAATCAGTTGTCAGTGTGGACAGTGATGTTGAATGCTCCATGCGTTTCGCCATCGATAACCAACGTCTCGCGGTGTTAACCGGCGATGCGAAGGTGACGGTGACATTGTCATGCCAGCGTTGCGGGAATCCGTTCTCTCATCAGGTCCACACAACGTATTGTTTCAGTCCGGTTCGTTCAGACGAACAGGCTGAAGCACTCCCGGAAGCGTACGAACCGATTGAGGTTAACGAATTCGGTGAAATCGATCTGCTGGCGGTTGTCGAAGATGAAATCATCATCGCGCTGCCGGTGGTTCCGGTGCATGATCATGAACACTGTGAAGTGTCCGAAGCGGACATGGTATTTGGTGAACTGCCTGAAGAAGCGCAAAAGCCAAATCCATTTGCCGTATTAGCCAGCTTAAAGCGTAAGTAA
- the maf gene encoding Maf-like protein, giving the protein MLRLAQQKAQSLANRYPNHLIIGSDQVCVLDGKITGKPLTEENACLQLTQASGHIVTFYTGLAVFNSANGQLQTECEPFDVHFRPLTQAEIARYVEKESPLYCAGSFKSEGLGITLFERLNGRDPNTLVGLPLIALCQMLRNEGVNPLLA; this is encoded by the coding sequence GTGCTCCGTCTGGCGCAACAAAAAGCGCAGTCTCTGGCGAATCGTTATCCGAACCATCTCATTATCGGCTCTGATCAGGTGTGCGTCCTTGACGGGAAAATCACTGGCAAACCGCTTACCGAAGAAAATGCCTGCTTACAGCTCACCCAGGCCAGCGGTCACATCGTGACTTTCTATACCGGCCTTGCCGTATTTAATTCCGCTAACGGGCAGCTACAAACCGAATGCGAGCCGTTTGATGTGCATTTCCGCCCTCTTACTCAGGCGGAAATCGCCCGCTACGTAGAAAAAGAAAGCCCGTTGTACTGCGCAGGCAGTTTCAAAAGCGAGGGGCTGGGCATCACCTTATTTGAACGGCTGAATGGTCGGGATCCAAATACTCTTGTGGGTTTACCGCTGATTGCGCTATGTCAGATGCTACGAAACGAAGGCGTTAATCCCCTGCTCGCATAA
- the rluC gene encoding 23S rRNA pseudouridylate synthase C, with protein MSLIRIATMKTETPAVKIVAISADEAGQRIDNFLRTQLKGVPKSMIYRILRKGEVRVNKKRIKPEYKLEAGDEVRIPPVRVAEREEQAVSPHLQKVSALTDAILYEDDHILVLNKPSGTAVHGGSGLSFGVIEGLRALRPEARFLELVHRLDRDTSGVLLVAKKRSALRSLHEQLRGKEMQKDYLALVRGQWQSHVKVVQAPLLKNILQSGERIVRVNSEGKPSETRFKVEERYAFATLVRCSPVTGRTHQIRVHTQHAGHPIAFDDRYGDRDFDRQLAKTGLSRLFLHAAALKFQHPHTGETLRVEAPLDAELKQCLNVLRNDK; from the coding sequence ATGTCGCTAATTAGAATCGCCACCATGAAAACTGAGACCCCAGCCGTAAAAATCGTTGCCATTTCTGCTGATGAAGCGGGGCAACGCATCGACAACTTTTTGCGTACCCAATTGAAAGGCGTGCCGAAAAGCATGATTTATCGCATCCTTCGCAAAGGCGAAGTACGCGTAAATAAAAAACGTATCAAACCCGAATACAAGCTCGAGGCGGGCGATGAAGTACGCATTCCGCCGGTCCGGGTGGCAGAGCGGGAAGAGCAGGCGGTATCGCCGCATCTGCAAAAAGTGTCGGCGTTAACCGACGCTATTTTGTACGAGGATGACCATATTCTGGTGCTCAATAAACCCTCCGGCACTGCCGTCCATGGCGGTAGCGGATTAAGCTTCGGCGTCATTGAAGGGTTGCGTGCGCTGCGTCCGGAAGCGCGTTTCCTTGAACTGGTTCATCGCCTCGACCGCGATACGTCTGGCGTATTGCTTGTCGCCAAAAAACGCTCGGCGCTGCGTTCGCTGCATGAGCAGTTGCGCGGTAAAGAGATGCAAAAGGATTATCTGGCGCTGGTGCGTGGCCAGTGGCAGTCACATGTGAAAGTGGTTCAGGCGCCGCTGCTCAAAAATATTCTGCAGAGCGGCGAGCGGATTGTGCGCGTTAACAGTGAAGGCAAACCGTCGGAAACCCGCTTTAAAGTGGAAGAGCGCTATGCGTTCGCCACACTGGTTCGCTGTAGCCCGGTGACCGGACGTACGCACCAGATTCGCGTTCATACTCAGCATGCCGGGCATCCTATCGCCTTTGACGATCGTTACGGCGATCGCGACTTTGACAGGCAACTGGCGAAAACCGGGTTGAGCCGGCTGTTCCTGCACGCCGCGGCGTTGAAATTCCAGCATCCGCATACCGGCGAGACCTTGCGTGTTGAAGCGCCGCTCGATGCCGAGCTCAAACAGTGTCTGAACGTGTTACGTAACGATAAATAA
- the rne gene encoding ribonuclease E yields the protein MQIDKEERGNKGAALTTFISLAGSYLVLMPNNPRAGGISRRIEGDDRTELKEALASLELPDGMGLIVRTAGVGKSAEALQWDLSFRLKHWEAIKKAAESRPAPFLIHQESNVIVRAFRDYLRQDIGEILIDNPKVLELARQHISALGRPDFSSKIKLYTGEIPLFSHYQIESQIESAFQREVRLPSGGSIVIDSTEALTAIDINSARATRGGDIEETAFNTNLEAADEIARQLRLRDLGGLIVIDFIDMTPVRHQRAVENRLREAVRQDRARIQISHISRFGLLEMSRQRLSPSLGESSHHVCPRCSGTGTIRDNESLSLSILRLIEEEALKENTKEVHAIVPVPIASYLLNEKRDAITAIETRQGGVRAVIVPNDQMETPHYSVLRVRKGEETKTLSYMLPKLHEEAMAMPSEDEPAERKRPEEPALATFAMPDIPPAPPETKAVSEAPVNAPVTPQANAPEAAKPGLFSRFISALKSLFADESAAPAPVVEEPKKEAGEEKQRGDRRNNRRQNNRRDRNDRNDRSNRDNREGREPRESRDNRAGNEAREPREENRRNRRQAQQQTAEAREVREVVADETEQAKGRDEQQPRRERNRRRSDDKRQAQQDVKALNREERPEQDAEQEERVQVMPRRKQRQLSQKVRFTDDVVETDVSANIEPQEAAPAQSTELATIPLPAVVETEATEPEETAENRTDANGMPRRSRRSPRHLRVSGQRRRRYRDERYPAASPMPLTVACASPEMASGKVWIRYPVAQSAAVEQQEHQEQPVEQTQETAVTQQAVMEDAILTAPVATEIAATAPVETSHPEVIAAPVDAQPEIIASEDEAVAEQVAQDAKAVDSSPEEQSAAPVAQEEAVTVEPVVDANIADAPQEQPAPQAHVEAPEVSEEAETVQPQPVIEPAAAETAPETDVKAAPVVANVAKAHVHPHASAPMTRAPAPEYVPEPPRHSDWVREPFAFSGKGSAGGHSASHTATAPATRPGQPE from the coding sequence GTGCAGATCGACAAAGAAGAGCGCGGTAATAAAGGTGCGGCACTGACCACCTTTATCAGCCTGGCGGGCAGTTATCTGGTATTGATGCCGAATAACCCGCGCGCAGGCGGTATTTCACGCCGTATCGAAGGCGACGACCGTACCGAATTGAAAGAAGCGCTGGCAAGCCTTGAACTGCCGGATGGCATGGGTCTTATCGTGCGTACCGCAGGCGTGGGCAAATCCGCCGAAGCGCTGCAATGGGATTTAAGCTTCCGCCTGAAACACTGGGAAGCGATCAAAAAAGCCGCTGAAAGCCGCCCTGCCCCCTTCCTGATCCACCAGGAAAGCAACGTTATCGTGCGTGCGTTCCGCGACTATCTGCGTCAGGATATTGGCGAAATCCTTATCGATAACCCTAAAGTGCTTGAGCTGGCTCGCCAGCACATCTCCGCGCTGGGTCGTCCGGATTTCAGCAGCAAAATTAAACTGTACACCGGTGAAATTCCGCTGTTCAGCCATTACCAAATCGAATCGCAAATCGAATCTGCATTCCAGCGTGAAGTGCGTCTGCCTTCCGGCGGCTCCATCGTAATCGACAGCACGGAAGCCCTGACCGCAATCGACATCAACTCCGCCCGCGCAACTCGCGGCGGCGATATCGAAGAAACCGCGTTCAACACCAACCTGGAAGCAGCAGATGAAATCGCCCGCCAGCTGCGCCTGCGCGATCTCGGCGGCCTGATTGTTATCGACTTCATCGATATGACGCCGGTGCGTCACCAGCGTGCTGTAGAAAACCGCCTGCGTGAAGCCGTTCGCCAGGACCGTGCGCGTATTCAGATTTCTCATATTTCACGTTTCGGCCTGCTGGAGATGTCTCGCCAGCGCCTGAGCCCGTCCCTGGGTGAATCCAGCCATCACGTTTGCCCGCGCTGTAGTGGCACCGGCACCATTCGTGATAACGAATCTCTGTCACTGTCGATTCTGCGTCTCATCGAAGAAGAAGCGCTGAAAGAGAACACGAAAGAGGTTCACGCCATCGTTCCGGTGCCGATCGCCTCTTATCTGTTGAACGAAAAACGCGACGCCATTACCGCTATTGAAACCCGTCAGGGCGGTGTCCGTGCCGTGATCGTGCCGAACGACCAGATGGAAACGCCGCACTATTCCGTGCTGCGCGTCCGTAAAGGCGAAGAGACCAAAACGCTGAGCTACATGCTGCCGAAGCTGCATGAAGAAGCCATGGCGATGCCGTCTGAAGACGAGCCTGCCGAGCGTAAGCGTCCGGAAGAACCCGCTTTAGCGACCTTCGCAATGCCGGATATTCCTCCTGCGCCGCCGGAAACCAAAGCGGTGTCTGAAGCGCCGGTTAACGCACCTGTCACGCCGCAAGCCAATGCGCCTGAAGCTGCGAAACCGGGACTGTTCAGCCGTTTTATCAGCGCACTGAAATCTCTGTTTGCTGATGAATCTGCCGCGCCTGCGCCGGTAGTCGAAGAGCCGAAGAAAGAGGCTGGCGAAGAGAAACAGCGTGGCGATCGCCGTAATAACCGTCGCCAGAATAACCGCCGCGACCGTAACGACCGTAACGATCGTTCGAACCGCGACAATCGTGAAGGCCGTGAGCCGCGTGAAAGCCGCGATAACCGCGCCGGCAACGAGGCGCGCGAACCGCGTGAAGAGAATCGCCGTAACCGCCGCCAGGCCCAGCAGCAAACGGCTGAAGCGCGTGAAGTTCGCGAGGTTGTCGCTGATGAAACTGAGCAGGCGAAAGGCCGCGATGAGCAGCAACCGCGTCGCGAGCGCAACCGCCGCCGTTCTGACGATAAACGTCAGGCTCAACAGGATGTGAAAGCGCTGAATCGCGAAGAACGTCCGGAGCAGGATGCTGAGCAGGAAGAACGCGTTCAGGTCATGCCGCGCCGTAAACAGCGTCAGCTGTCGCAGAAAGTGCGCTTTACTGACGATGTGGTCGAGACAGACGTCAGTGCAAACATCGAACCGCAGGAAGCTGCGCCGGCTCAAAGCACCGAACTGGCCACTATTCCGCTGCCAGCAGTGGTTGAAACCGAAGCCACCGAGCCGGAAGAAACCGCTGAGAATCGTACTGACGCTAATGGTATGCCGCGTCGTTCCCGTCGCTCGCCGCGCCATCTGCGCGTCAGTGGCCAGCGTCGCCGCCGCTATCGCGATGAGCGCTACCCGGCGGCTTCCCCGATGCCGTTGACCGTAGCCTGCGCATCGCCGGAAATGGCGTCAGGCAAAGTCTGGATCCGCTATCCGGTTGCGCAGAGTGCCGCCGTTGAACAGCAGGAGCACCAGGAACAGCCAGTTGAACAAACCCAGGAAACTGCCGTTACTCAACAGGCGGTGATGGAAGACGCAATCCTGACTGCGCCAGTGGCAACGGAAATCGCTGCAACCGCGCCAGTGGAAACGTCGCATCCGGAAGTGATTGCCGCTCCGGTTGACGCGCAACCTGAAATCATTGCCTCTGAAGATGAAGCAGTGGCTGAACAGGTAGCACAGGACGCCAAAGCAGTGGACTCCTCCCCTGAAGAACAGAGCGCTGCTCCGGTCGCTCAGGAAGAGGCAGTAACGGTTGAGCCGGTTGTTGACGCGAACATCGCTGACGCGCCGCAGGAACAACCTGCGCCGCAAGCCCACGTTGAAGCGCCAGAAGTGTCTGAAGAAGCCGAAACCGTACAGCCGCAGCCGGTAATCGAACCTGCCGCCGCTGAAACTGCGCCGGAAACTGACGTTAAGGCCGCTCCGGTTGTGGCAAACGTGGCAAAAGCGCATGTTCATCCACATGCCTCCGCACCTATGACTCGTGCCCCGGCACCGGAATACGTGCCGGAACCGCCGCGTCACAGTGACTGGGTGCGTGAGCCCTTTGCATTTAGCGGCAAAGGTTCCGCAGGTGGACACAGCGCCAGCCATACGGCGACTGCACCCGCGACCCGTCCGGGTCAGCCTGAGTAA